A genomic stretch from Terriglobus sp. RCC_193 includes:
- a CDS encoding magnesium transporter CorA family protein produces MEIGAEGDLKDAAWIDLYAPSAEEEQRVEAELKITIPTREEMREVESSSALYHEGDATYITVRAVERGSRGEPGLTSFTLVLVRQQFITLRYAEPRSFAQFLARTRKPEQAFPSSLSLLLCLLETIVDRDADILEEIGDALDPISLEIFSRDTSSSMESIAAKDLSQLLKRIGNAGELAARVRQSLHSIGRALPFLKLQIENDSGLDVRLKTLTLDVQSLLEHDNFLQTQIQFLLDSNIGLISIQQNAIMKTLSVAAVIFLPPTLIGSIYGMNFEHMPELQWAHGYPYALGLMLLSVVLPLAFFRTRRWF; encoded by the coding sequence TTGGAAATTGGTGCAGAAGGTGATCTGAAGGATGCAGCATGGATTGATCTCTATGCGCCGTCCGCGGAAGAAGAGCAGCGTGTAGAAGCGGAATTAAAGATCACCATTCCGACGCGGGAAGAGATGCGTGAGGTAGAGAGCAGCAGCGCGCTCTATCATGAGGGAGACGCTACTTATATCACCGTACGCGCGGTGGAACGGGGAAGTAGGGGAGAACCAGGGCTGACAAGCTTCACGCTCGTCCTGGTGCGGCAGCAATTCATCACGCTGCGTTATGCAGAGCCAAGGTCGTTTGCCCAGTTCCTCGCGCGGACACGTAAACCGGAACAGGCATTTCCATCATCGCTGTCCTTACTGCTCTGTCTATTGGAGACCATCGTAGACCGTGACGCTGACATCCTGGAAGAGATTGGTGATGCACTGGATCCCATCTCACTTGAGATCTTCTCGCGCGATACGTCGAGTTCCATGGAAAGCATTGCGGCAAAGGACCTGAGCCAGCTCTTGAAACGCATTGGCAATGCAGGAGAGCTTGCAGCACGCGTGCGTCAGAGCCTGCATAGTATTGGTCGCGCACTTCCTTTTCTGAAGCTTCAGATAGAGAACGACTCGGGGCTGGACGTTAGGTTGAAGACGCTCACGCTGGATGTGCAGTCGCTGTTGGAGCACGACAACTTTTTGCAGACGCAGATTCAATTCCTGCTTGATTCGAATATTGGCCTCATCTCCATTCAGCAGAATGCAATTATGAAGACGCTCAGCGTGGCAGCCGTAATCTTCTTACCTCCCACGCTGATCGGCTCCATCTATGGAATGAATTTTGAGCATATGCCGGAATTGCAGTGGGCGCACGGCTACCCTTATGCCTTGGGTTTAATGCTCTTGTCCGTTGTTCTACCACTCGCATTTTTTCGGACGCGCCGCTGGTTTTAG
- a CDS encoding MarR family transcriptional regulator yields MKPTSGDKQLTVALAAFRADLRRFLHYSELAAEKAGLLPQQHQLLLQIAGAPPDTLVTVAYIADRLQLHHNSAVELCKRCEVAGFLVRDKLKVNRRYVILQLTPAGKKMLARLSRDHARELRLWAPELIASLNKIVLLDGEAEGATE; encoded by the coding sequence GTGAAGCCGACTTCCGGAGATAAGCAACTGACGGTAGCACTGGCAGCCTTTCGGGCGGATCTCCGCCGTTTTCTGCATTACAGTGAACTGGCCGCTGAAAAAGCAGGGCTTCTTCCGCAACAGCATCAGCTTTTGCTGCAGATTGCCGGAGCGCCACCCGATACGCTTGTTACCGTTGCCTATATCGCTGATCGACTGCAGTTACACCACAACAGTGCAGTGGAACTCTGTAAGCGATGCGAAGTTGCCGGCTTTCTTGTGCGCGACAAGCTGAAAGTGAATCGGCGCTATGTGATCCTGCAGCTGACGCCCGCCGGTAAAAAAATGTTGGCTCGACTCTCCAGAGATCATGCTCGCGAACTGCGCCTCTGGGCGCCTGAACTGATCGCCTCGCTGAACAAGATTGTCTTGCTCGATGGCGAAGCTGAAGGAGCTACCGAGTGA